From one Fusobacterium mortiferum ATCC 9817 genomic stretch:
- a CDS encoding TolC family protein → MKKGIFLFFLLGIMSYGKNISLDTMLKELDEKSYNREIYEIQNKINSDKEKYYKLDDFNGVETSATSNYSNIEDAFETTGRVQYGPIYFEGTKNYNSEDEAVYGIEKSLKDLIYSESKNQLKQLEYTKEIDRIDYKKNLETQKIDLLNLYKEYKNSELEIAIKKSGIEKLSVEEKKMKKSYELGAVAKIELDSIQYSIKNMQLEIDVLKRNLLKLKEKFAYDFGIEIGDNSLQEIVPPSKNFDIYVEEYGKKDIELLEFQKRKIEENIKYLNYDNTMPDITLGVEHSNKYDENRVVLKFSKKLFDLNIDLENEKDNLLQQEINLQQKINEREGEKLTILNNYENYLKEYEVNKNNSELELSKYNIKKLEYSLGKVDYVEVMEYFNSYINYEVAKEKAKNNLNGYIYEIMIRGEK, encoded by the coding sequence ATGAAGAAGGGGATTTTTTTATTTTTTCTATTGGGGATAATGAGTTATGGAAAAAATATAAGTTTAGATACAATGCTAAAAGAGTTAGATGAAAAATCTTACAATAGAGAAATTTATGAGATACAAAATAAGATAAACAGTGATAAAGAGAAGTATTACAAATTAGATGATTTTAATGGAGTTGAAACAAGTGCTACCTCTAACTATAGTAATATAGAGGATGCCTTTGAAACAACTGGTAGAGTACAGTATGGACCTATATATTTTGAAGGAACAAAAAATTATAACTCAGAAGATGAGGCTGTATATGGAATAGAGAAAAGTTTAAAAGATTTGATTTATTCAGAAAGTAAAAATCAATTAAAGCAGTTGGAATATACAAAAGAGATAGATAGAATAGATTATAAAAAGAATTTAGAGACACAAAAAATAGATTTACTCAATCTATATAAAGAGTATAAAAATAGTGAGTTAGAGATAGCGATAAAGAAAAGTGGTATCGAAAAACTAAGTGTAGAAGAAAAGAAAATGAAGAAATCCTATGAGTTAGGAGCAGTTGCTAAGATAGAATTAGATAGTATCCAATATAGTATAAAAAATATGCAACTAGAAATTGATGTTTTAAAAAGAAATTTATTAAAGTTAAAAGAAAAATTTGCCTATGATTTTGGAATAGAGATAGGAGATAACAGTTTACAGGAGATAGTTCCACCTAGTAAAAATTTTGATATTTATGTAGAGGAGTATGGAAAAAAGGATATAGAGTTATTAGAGTTTCAAAAGAGAAAAATCGAGGAAAATATAAAGTATTTGAACTATGATAATACTATGCCAGATATAACTTTAGGGGTAGAACATAGTAATAAATATGATGAGAATAGAGTAGTTTTAAAGTTTTCTAAAAAATTATTTGATTTGAATATAGATTTAGAAAATGAAAAGGATAACCTGCTACAACAAGAGATAAACTTACAACAAAAAATAAATGAGAGAGAGGGAGAAAAATTAACAATACTCAATAATTATGAAAATTATTTAAAAGAGTATGAGGTAAATAAAAATAATTCTGAATTAGAGTTATCTAAATATAATATAAAAAAATTGGAATACTCTTTAGGAAAAGTTGATTATGTAGAGGTAATGGAATATTTTAATTCATATATAAACTATGAAGTGGCTAAAGAGAAGGCTAAGAATAATCTAAATGGATATATTTATGAAATAATGATAAGGGGAGAAAAATGA
- a CDS encoding efflux RND transporter periplasmic adaptor subunit produces MKKINFKIVGIGVVVLILLGLEFIRYSNSKKVMENLTTYSAMKVGSGNVKGYIDVNGKVEVNDTKKVFVDKKLKVDEVFVQEGDFIEKGQLLMTFDETERNNIERNLEREKLALSKLKRDYNVEKELYKIGGSSANSVKELEEEIRKVEINIEEYEEDLAKTAEKILSPVSGTITSLTAQENYLVDTDSPLMEIADLSDIKIVLEVPEYDVKNVYIGQKILLKPEAFEKKKSFPGKVTKISKISEVSETTSENILETEVKPDEVIPYIVPGFKVTATIYLDEQESEIIVPKTSVLESDKKYFVVVANSDGIVKRQEVEIENLEGDNVIVKKGLTGSETILITPDESLQDNQKVILQMRGRGSQNVKSGNAK; encoded by the coding sequence ATGAAAAAGATAAATTTTAAGATTGTAGGAATAGGAGTAGTAGTTTTAATTCTGTTAGGTTTAGAGTTTATAAGATATAGTAATAGTAAAAAGGTAATGGAAAATCTTACTACCTATAGTGCTATGAAGGTAGGAAGTGGAAATGTAAAGGGCTATATAGATGTAAATGGTAAGGTAGAAGTAAATGATACGAAAAAAGTCTTTGTAGATAAAAAATTAAAAGTAGATGAGGTATTTGTTCAAGAGGGAGATTTTATAGAAAAGGGACAACTTTTAATGACTTTTGATGAAACAGAGAGAAATAATATAGAAAGAAACTTAGAGAGAGAGAAGTTAGCTCTATCTAAATTAAAAAGAGATTACAATGTTGAAAAAGAGCTATATAAAATAGGGGGAAGTTCAGCTAATAGTGTAAAAGAGTTGGAAGAGGAGATAAGAAAAGTAGAGATAAATATAGAGGAGTATGAAGAGGATCTAGCAAAAACAGCTGAGAAAATATTGAGTCCAGTAAGTGGGACTATAACCTCTCTTACAGCTCAAGAGAACTATCTAGTTGATACAGATTCTCCACTTATGGAGATAGCAGATTTATCAGATATAAAAATAGTTTTAGAAGTACCAGAGTATGATGTAAAAAATGTGTATATAGGACAAAAAATACTTCTAAAACCTGAGGCTTTTGAAAAGAAAAAAAGTTTTCCTGGAAAAGTAACAAAAATATCTAAGATTTCAGAGGTGTCAGAGACAACTTCAGAAAATATATTAGAGACAGAGGTAAAACCAGATGAAGTTATTCCATATATAGTTCCAGGATTTAAAGTAACTGCAACTATATATTTAGATGAACAAGAGAGCGAGATTATTGTGCCTAAAACATCTGTATTAGAAAGTGATAAAAAATATTTTGTAGTGGTAGCTAATAGTGATGGAATTGTAAAAAGACAGGAAGTGGAGATAGAAAATCTTGAAGGGGATAATGTAATTGTAAAAAAAGGATTAACAGGAAGTGAAACTATACTCATAACTCCAGATGAAAGTTTACAAGATAATCAAAAAGTAATACTACAAATGAGAGGTAGAGGTAGCCAAAATGTTAAAAGTGGAAATGCTAAATAA
- a CDS encoding ABC transporter ATP-binding protein, giving the protein MLKVEMLNKYYINGEMKLHALKNINFEIRKGEYVAIMGSSGSGKSTMMNILGCLDREFEGEYTLDDIKISQIDEKDISKIRNLKIGFVFQAFNLLPKLTALQNVELPLVYAGVHKNEREKRAKEMLEKVGLGERIHHKPNELSGGQKQRVAIARALVNNPAIILADEPTGNLDSVSEKEIMELFTELNSQGKTIIIVSHEPEVAQYVRRILLFKDGEIIRDGDSR; this is encoded by the coding sequence ATGTTAAAAGTGGAAATGCTAAATAAATATTATATAAATGGTGAGATGAAGCTACATGCTCTAAAGAATATAAACTTTGAAATAAGAAAAGGGGAGTATGTAGCTATAATGGGAAGTAGTGGAAGTGGAAAATCTACAATGATGAATATTTTAGGTTGTTTAGATAGAGAGTTTGAGGGGGAATACACACTAGATGATATAAAAATATCTCAGATAGATGAGAAAGATATCTCTAAAATAAGAAATCTGAAGATAGGGTTTGTGTTCCAAGCTTTTAATCTTCTCCCTAAATTGACAGCCCTACAAAATGTAGAGTTACCATTAGTATATGCAGGTGTACATAAAAATGAAAGAGAAAAAAGAGCCAAAGAGATGTTGGAGAAAGTAGGATTAGGTGAGAGAATACATCACAAACCAAATGAGTTATCTGGAGGACAGAAACAAAGGGTAGCAATAGCTAGAGCACTGGTAAATAATCCAGCTATAATTTTGGCAGATGAACCTACTGGAAATTTGGATAGTGTTTCAGAAAAAGAGATAATGGAACTTTTTACAGAATTAAACTCTCAAGGAAAAACTATAATAATAGTTAGCCATGAACCAGAGGTAGCTCAATATGTAAGAAGAATTCTACTCTTTAAAGATGGGGAGATAATAAGAGATGGTGATAGCAGATGA
- a CDS encoding ABC transporter permease: MNFLESLKSAIQSIKGNKMRSFLTMLGIIIGISSVITMSSIGKGGQESITGDLKEGGYGKFNITIDKTDENFRWKYLLNEDIVEKLQASNKFKAVSPKINSNFGIKIGESNRRQMVMFNATTPDYEEIDRVKILYGRNLLPFEYENSEKVITIDNITAKDLFGNARAALGQKLEIFKGRFGNPQTYKIVGVYQNPLEQMIKVMGGKRVPRFGRMPLPTYEKLYDSSQTGYTTIILESKTPEDMALSMTEARTLLETITSEAELYDINVENNGAASFDSILTTLNIFVTFVAGISLFVGGIGVMNIMLVSVVERTKEIGIRKAIGATDFDILSQFLMESIILTGIGGVLGIGFGVLLAVVIGYFIEITPVFSLVTILISLIVSMGIGIIFGVTPAKKAAKLNPVDALRAE; encoded by the coding sequence ATGAATTTTTTAGAAAGTTTAAAAAGTGCTATTCAAAGTATAAAAGGAAATAAGATGAGGTCATTCCTTACAATGTTGGGAATAATAATAGGAATCTCTTCTGTGATAACTATGTCATCTATTGGAAAGGGAGGACAGGAGAGTATAACAGGAGATTTAAAAGAGGGGGGATATGGAAAATTTAATATCACAATAGACAAAACTGATGAGAATTTTAGATGGAAATATCTTTTAAATGAGGATATAGTTGAAAAATTACAAGCAAGTAATAAGTTTAAAGCGGTAAGTCCTAAAATAAATAGTAATTTTGGAATAAAGATAGGTGAAAGTAATAGAAGACAGATGGTAATGTTCAATGCCACAACTCCAGATTATGAGGAGATAGATAGAGTGAAAATACTCTATGGAAGAAATTTACTCCCTTTTGAATATGAAAATAGTGAGAAGGTAATAACTATAGATAATATTACAGCAAAAGATTTATTTGGAAATGCTAGAGCTGCTTTAGGACAGAAGTTAGAGATTTTTAAAGGAAGATTTGGAAATCCACAGACTTATAAAATAGTAGGAGTATATCAAAATCCATTGGAACAGATGATAAAAGTAATGGGAGGGAAAAGAGTACCTAGATTTGGAAGAATGCCTCTTCCTACTTATGAAAAATTATATGATAGTTCTCAAACAGGATATACTACTATAATATTAGAATCTAAAACACCAGAGGATATGGCTCTTAGTATGACAGAAGCTAGAACACTATTAGAAACAATAACAAGTGAAGCTGAATTGTATGATATAAATGTAGAAAATAATGGAGCTGCTTCTTTTGATAGCATACTTACTACTCTCAATATATTTGTTACTTTTGTAGCAGGAATCTCTCTTTTTGTAGGAGGAATAGGAGTAATGAATATAATGCTTGTAAGTGTTGTAGAAAGAACTAAGGAGATAGGAATAAGAAAAGCTATAGGTGCAACAGATTTTGATATTTTATCACAATTTTTAATGGAGTCAATTATATTGACTGGAATAGGAGGAGTACTAGGAATAGGTTTTGGAGTTTTGTTAGCTGTAGTTATAGGATATTTTATAGAGATAACTCCAGTTTTTTCTCTAGTGACGATACTTATATCCCTGATAGTATCAATGGGAATTGGAATAATTTTTGGAGTTACTCCAGCAAAAAAAGCTGCAAAATTAAATCCAGTAGATGCTCTTAGAGCTGAATAA
- a CDS encoding penicillin-binding protein: MKYLKIITLLSTLMGIGVSVYYKLYLLTIFLVLLLFYFLHIFMKKREYHRANNFNKRTILASNVILFVVLLIVVRLTQVQLFNYETYEKKAIEQIRKNDKSYGNRGNIFDSNGKSLAFNKNIYMLGINPSAIYDNEDNLKGIEKILDEPYIRKNKEKLLREIKEGYEKNRKYKVIAKNLSEKQKEKIQEIVKKYKITRNIVQFDRSIERTYYKPEIYKNLVGFIGYTNSSNAYKIGVFGLERQYERYLKEKILERQNIYTKNRGMKLPFSKENIKVSLNGKNLHTTIDSDIQFILNDEVRKKFISSGSEEAYGIIMDPNNGKVLATSYYTIFKNRALRNPIFQNQFEPGSIFKPIIVASALDAGLVSKYTKFDIGDGKITKYRHTIKEASRNTKGVLTTEEVLKKSSNVGMVMIGDKFTNQEFEEYLKKFGFYDKTGIDFPGEIKPYTIPYKRWDGLKKSTMSFGQGIAVTPIQMITAFSSLINGGILYEPRLVEKITDENGVVVRRNPTTQVRRVISEKLSNEMRDMLEKVVSDGTAKRGEVSGYKVGGKTGTAQLSTKGGYLKENYLSSFIGFFPVERPKYVALVMFLKPKGETVFEKYGGATAAPVFGEIVKRITKTKNILSENISSLSQVKNFENGYKEELKDVLMPDLKDLNPKDVIQIFKNSGIEVKVKGTGLVKEQYPKAGESLQNVKAIRIVLE, encoded by the coding sequence GTGAAATACCTAAAGATAATTACTCTACTTTCAACTTTAATGGGGATAGGGGTTTCAGTTTATTATAAATTATATCTATTAACTATTTTTTTAGTCTTGTTACTTTTTTATTTTTTACATATTTTTATGAAAAAAAGAGAGTACCATAGAGCTAATAATTTTAATAAAAGAACAATTTTAGCATCTAATGTTATTTTGTTTGTAGTTTTATTAATAGTTGTAAGATTGACTCAAGTTCAACTTTTTAACTATGAAACATATGAGAAAAAAGCTATTGAACAGATAAGAAAAAATGATAAAAGTTATGGAAATAGAGGAAATATTTTTGACAGCAATGGAAAGAGTTTAGCTTTTAATAAAAACATATATATGTTGGGAATAAATCCTAGTGCTATATATGATAATGAAGATAATTTAAAAGGAATAGAAAAAATATTAGATGAGCCTTATATTAGAAAAAATAAAGAGAAACTTTTAAGGGAGATAAAAGAGGGGTATGAAAAAAATAGAAAGTATAAGGTAATAGCTAAAAACTTAAGTGAGAAACAAAAAGAAAAAATTCAAGAGATAGTAAAAAAATATAAAATTACAAGAAATATAGTACAGTTTGACAGAAGTATAGAGAGAACTTATTATAAGCCTGAAATTTATAAAAATTTAGTTGGATTTATAGGCTATACTAATAGTTCTAATGCCTATAAAATAGGAGTATTTGGTTTAGAAAGACAGTATGAGAGATATTTAAAAGAGAAGATTTTGGAAAGACAAAATATCTATACAAAAAATAGGGGAATGAAGTTGCCATTTTCAAAAGAAAATATAAAAGTAAGTTTAAATGGTAAAAATCTTCATACTACAATAGATAGTGATATACAATTTATTTTAAATGATGAGGTTAGAAAAAAATTTATCTCTTCTGGTTCAGAAGAAGCATATGGAATAATAATGGATCCAAATAATGGAAAAGTACTAGCTACTTCATACTATACTATTTTTAAAAATAGAGCACTTAGAAATCCTATATTTCAAAATCAATTTGAACCAGGTTCTATTTTTAAGCCTATAATTGTAGCTTCAGCCCTTGATGCTGGACTTGTAAGTAAATATACTAAGTTTGATATAGGAGATGGAAAAATAACAAAGTATAGACATACTATAAAAGAAGCTAGTAGAAATACTAAAGGAGTTTTAACAACAGAAGAGGTACTGAAAAAATCTAGTAACGTTGGTATGGTTATGATAGGGGATAAATTTACTAATCAGGAATTTGAAGAGTATCTTAAAAAATTTGGCTTCTATGATAAGACAGGAATAGATTTTCCTGGAGAGATAAAACCATATACCATACCTTATAAAAGATGGGATGGATTAAAAAAGAGTACTATGTCCTTTGGACAGGGGATAGCTGTTACACCAATTCAGATGATTACAGCTTTTTCCTCTCTTATAAATGGGGGAATTTTATATGAACCACGTCTTGTAGAGAAAATAACTGATGAAAATGGAGTAGTAGTGAGAAGAAATCCTACTACTCAAGTGAGAAGAGTTATTTCTGAGAAGCTTTCTAATGAGATGAGAGATATGTTAGAAAAAGTAGTTAGTGATGGAACAGCTAAAAGAGGAGAGGTTTCAGGATATAAGGTAGGAGGAAAAACGGGAACAGCTCAGTTAAGTACAAAGGGAGGATACTTAAAAGAGAACTATCTTTCTTCATTTATTGGTTTTTTTCCAGTGGAGAGACCTAAGTATGTTGCTTTAGTAATGTTTTTAAAACCTAAGGGAGAAACTGTGTTTGAAAAATATGGTGGAGCAACAGCAGCTCCAGTTTTTGGTGAGATTGTAAAAAGAATAACAAAAACAAAAAATATATTATCAGAAAATATATCCAGCCTTTCTCAAGTAAAAAACTTTGAAAATGGATATAAAGAGGAATTAAAAGATGTATTGATGCCAGATTTAAAAGATTTAAATCCTAAAGATGTAATACAGATTTTTAAAAATAGTGGAATAGAAGTAAAAGTAAAAGGAACAGGACTAGTTAAAGAGCAGTATCCTAAAGCCGGAGAGTCATTACAAAATGTAAAAGCGATAAGAATAGTTTTAGAGTAG
- the priA gene encoding replication restart helicase PriA codes for MRYYKIYVDNTRELYTYEDREDKYEVGDRVIISFRGKQRTGLIIAQDTNEEKNYRVLPIQKRMENSIKLSENYIKLLVWIKNYYMSSYEQVITSAIPSGLSVKYEKFYFPRDIVEFLDTEVISPEIREYFRKRVSITKGALSKNFGLDKINSLLKSGLLLKDGKVNIVVDYSKILDLELVEKNIYEYFKRREKVKEETLEKIFPKKELEKLLKAGDLRLEKFIKAEEEKVEEIDEIEIESRDRELNEEQKKARETIISGIEKNYLLKGVTGSGKTEVYISIIKSAFNKGKGSIFLVPEISLTPQMINRFKGEFKENIAILHSKLTASERAKEWYNIYIGKKKIVLGVRSAIFAPVENLGYIFLDEEHETTYKQDNNPRYNAKQVAIKRAELEGAKLILGSATPSIETYYFSQKNLFKLVELKNRYNNALLPEIEIVDMKGEESIYFSKRLLEEIRKTLLKGEQVLLLLNRKGYSTYIQCKDCGYVEECSHCSIKYSYYASQGVLKCNYCGRVKKYTGHCSKCGSSNLIHSGKGVERVEEEIKKYFDVRVIRVDSEMSKDREFFEKMYFDFLEKKYDIMVGTQLISKGLHFPNVTLVGVVNADTILNFPDFRAGEKTFQLVTQVAGRAGRGDKKGRVIVQTYQSEHPVFKRVKESDYEGFYSEEIGNRELLEYPPFSKTINIGISSKYEKYLENFVQDFYRDIKYDGVELYGPMRSMVYKVKDRYRYNIFIKGSIKEINNFKKKLKLKITNYEKNDKIRIVIDIDPINLI; via the coding sequence ATGAGATATTATAAGATTTATGTGGATAATACTAGAGAACTATATACATATGAAGATAGAGAAGATAAATATGAGGTAGGAGATAGAGTAATTATATCTTTTAGAGGAAAACAAAGGACAGGACTTATAATAGCTCAAGATACTAATGAAGAGAAAAATTATAGAGTTTTACCTATTCAAAAAAGAATGGAAAACTCTATAAAACTTTCGGAAAATTATATAAAACTTTTAGTCTGGATAAAAAATTACTATATGAGCAGTTATGAACAAGTTATAACCTCAGCTATTCCAAGTGGATTAAGTGTAAAATATGAAAAATTTTATTTTCCTAGAGATATTGTGGAATTTTTAGATACAGAAGTAATCAGTCCTGAGATAAGAGAGTATTTTAGAAAAAGAGTGAGTATAACTAAGGGAGCTCTAAGTAAAAATTTTGGTCTAGATAAAATAAATTCCCTTTTGAAATCTGGATTACTTCTAAAAGATGGAAAGGTAAATATAGTAGTAGATTATTCAAAAATTTTAGATTTAGAATTGGTGGAAAAAAATATCTATGAGTATTTTAAAAGAAGAGAGAAAGTTAAAGAAGAGACTCTTGAAAAAATATTCCCTAAAAAAGAGTTAGAAAAGCTTTTAAAAGCTGGAGATTTAAGATTAGAAAAATTTATAAAAGCTGAAGAGGAAAAAGTAGAAGAGATAGATGAGATAGAGATTGAAAGTAGAGATAGGGAGTTAAATGAGGAACAAAAAAAAGCAAGGGAAACAATAATCTCTGGTATAGAAAAAAACTATCTTTTAAAAGGAGTTACAGGTTCAGGAAAAACAGAGGTATATATTAGTATTATAAAGTCAGCTTTTAATAAGGGAAAGGGAAGTATCTTTTTAGTTCCAGAAATCTCTCTTACTCCACAGATGATAAATAGATTTAAAGGGGAGTTTAAAGAAAATATTGCTATACTTCACAGTAAACTTACAGCAAGTGAAAGAGCAAAAGAGTGGTATAATATCTATATAGGAAAGAAAAAAATTGTATTGGGAGTTCGTTCAGCTATATTTGCTCCTGTTGAGAATTTAGGATATATATTTTTAGATGAGGAGCACGAAACCACTTATAAACAGGATAATAATCCTAGATATAATGCTAAGCAGGTAGCTATAAAAAGAGCAGAATTAGAAGGAGCAAAACTCATTCTTGGTTCAGCTACCCCATCTATTGAAACCTATTATTTTTCACAAAAAAATCTTTTCAAACTGGTTGAATTAAAAAATAGATATAATAATGCACTTCTTCCAGAGATAGAGATAGTAGATATGAAGGGAGAAGAGAGTATATATTTTAGTAAGAGACTTTTAGAAGAGATAAGAAAAACTCTATTAAAGGGGGAGCAAGTTCTTTTATTGTTAAATAGAAAAGGCTATTCTACATATATTCAATGTAAAGATTGTGGATATGTAGAGGAGTGTTCTCACTGCTCTATAAAATATAGTTACTATGCAAGTCAAGGGGTACTTAAGTGTAATTATTGTGGAAGAGTAAAAAAGTATACAGGCCATTGTAGTAAATGTGGAAGTTCTAACCTTATACATAGTGGAAAGGGAGTAGAGAGGGTAGAAGAGGAGATAAAAAAATATTTTGATGTAAGAGTCATTAGAGTTGATTCTGAGATGTCCAAGGATAGAGAGTTTTTTGAAAAGATGTATTTTGATTTTTTAGAAAAAAAATATGATATAATGGTAGGGACACAACTTATATCAAAGGGATTGCATTTTCCAAATGTAACTCTAGTAGGAGTTGTCAATGCTGATACAATATTAAATTTTCCAGATTTTAGGGCTGGAGAGAAAACTTTTCAATTGGTTACACAGGTAGCTGGAAGAGCTGGAAGAGGGGATAAAAAAGGAAGAGTTATAGTTCAAACATATCAAAGTGAACATCCAGTTTTTAAAAGAGTAAAAGAGAGTGACTATGAAGGATTTTATAGTGAAGAGATAGGAAATAGAGAGTTATTGGAATACCCTCCATTTTCAAAGACTATTAATATAGGAATATCTTCTAAATATGAAAAATACTTAGAAAATTTTGTACAAGATTTTTATAGAGATATAAAATATGATGGAGTAGAGCTCTATGGACCTATGAGAAGTATGGTGTATAAGGTAAAGGATAGGTATAGATATAATATTTTTATAAAAGGAAGTATAAAAGAGATAAATAATTTTAAAAAGAAATTAAAATTAAAGATTACAAATTATGAAAAAAATGATAAAATTAGAATAGTGATAGATATAGATCCTATCAATTTAATTTAA
- the def gene encoding peptide deformylase produces MIYEIKKYGEAVLREVAQEVENIDNEILEILDNMVETMHEAKGVGLAAPQVGISKRMFVCDQGDGVVRKVINPIITPMTDKLMDFEEGCLSVPGIYKKVQRPEKIKIDYLNEKGEKVSEEVEGFLAIIMQHEFDHLDAVLFVDKISPMAKRMINKKLQMLKKETLKENK; encoded by the coding sequence ATGATTTACGAAATAAAAAAGTATGGTGAAGCTGTACTTAGAGAGGTAGCTCAAGAAGTAGAAAATATTGATAATGAGATACTTGAGATACTTGATAATATGGTAGAAACTATGCATGAAGCTAAAGGAGTAGGGCTTGCAGCTCCACAGGTAGGAATTAGTAAAAGAATGTTTGTATGTGACCAAGGAGATGGAGTTGTAAGAAAGGTTATTAATCCTATTATTACTCCAATGACAGATAAGCTTATGGATTTTGAAGAGGGATGTTTAAGTGTTCCTGGAATTTATAAGAAAGTACAAAGACCAGAAAAAATAAAAATTGATTACTTAAATGAAAAGGGAGAAAAGGTTTCAGAAGAGGTTGAAGGATTTTTAGCAATAATTATGCAACATGAATTTGACCATTTAGATGCGGTATTGTTTGTAGATAAAATTTCTCCTATGGCTAAGAGAATGATAAATAAAAAATTACAAATGTTAAAGAAAGAAACTTTAAAAGAAAATAAGTAA
- a CDS encoding FtsB family cell division protein has product MIENRVGKFLLYGIILLNIYFFVPYMYRSYVKMEKLQREQNDIKEKIELAKNKIEDYNRRIDKLEDDFQREKIARDKLQMVKEKEEIYRFINN; this is encoded by the coding sequence ATGATAGAAAATAGGGTTGGAAAATTTTTATTATATGGTATAATCCTTTTGAACATATACTTTTTTGTACCCTATATGTATAGAAGCTATGTAAAAATGGAAAAATTACAGAGAGAGCAGAATGATATAAAGGAAAAAATAGAGCTAGCAAAAAATAAAATAGAGGATTATAATAGACGAATAGATAAACTTGAAGATGATTTTCAAAGAGAAAAAATTGCTAGAGACAAACTTCAAATGGTAAAAGAAAAAGAAGAAATCTATAGATTTATTAATAATTAG
- the glpX gene encoding class II fructose-bisphosphatase, whose protein sequence is MKRELALEFARVTEAAALAAHKWVGRGDKEAADQAAVDAMRTMLNRISIDGEIVIGEGEIDEAPMLYIGEKVGRANQPESELEEGETLDGCSPVDIAVDPVEGTRMTAQGQANAITVLAVGNKGSFLKAPDMYMEKLIVGPEAKGVIDLNKPLIENIHNVAKALNKDLKDMMVVVLDKPRHTQIIKDLQKLGIKVYALPDGDVAGSILTCIVDSDADILYGIGGAPEGVISAAVIRALGGDMQARLKLRSEVKGVTLENDKISNFEKRRCEEMGLRVGDVLKMDDLVKDDEVIFSATGITSGDLLEGIKRKGNIARTQTLVVRGKSKTIRYINSVHNLDYKDEKISHLVK, encoded by the coding sequence ATGAAAAGAGAATTAGCACTAGAATTTGCTAGAGTTACAGAGGCAGCTGCATTAGCCGCTCACAAATGGGTAGGAAGAGGAGATAAAGAAGCCGCTGACCAAGCAGCAGTAGATGCTATGAGAACTATGTTAAATAGAATCTCAATAGATGGAGAGATAGTTATAGGAGAGGGAGAGATAGATGAAGCTCCTATGCTATATATTGGAGAGAAAGTTGGAAGAGCTAATCAACCAGAAAGTGAATTAGAAGAGGGAGAAACATTAGATGGATGTTCTCCAGTAGATATAGCTGTAGACCCAGTAGAAGGAACTAGAATGACTGCTCAAGGACAAGCAAATGCTATTACAGTTCTAGCTGTTGGAAATAAGGGAAGTTTCTTAAAAGCTCCAGATATGTATATGGAGAAATTAATAGTAGGTCCGGAGGCAAAAGGGGTAATTGATTTAAATAAACCTCTTATAGAAAATATTCATAATGTTGCTAAAGCATTAAATAAAGATTTAAAGGATATGATGGTAGTTGTATTAGATAAGCCAAGACATACACAAATTATAAAAGATTTACAAAAATTAGGAATAAAAGTATATGCTTTACCAGATGGAGATGTAGCTGGTTCTATCCTTACTTGTATAGTAGATTCAGATGCAGATATATTATATGGTATAGGTGGGGCTCCAGAAGGAGTTATCTCTGCTGCTGTAATTAGAGCTTTAGGTGGAGATATGCAAGCTAGATTAAAACTTAGAAGTGAAGTTAAAGGAGTAACTTTGGAAAATGATAAAATCTCTAACTTTGAAAAACGTAGATGTGAAGAGATGGGATTAAGAGTTGGAGATGTATTAAAGATGGATGACTTAGTAAAAGATGATGAGGTAATATTCTCAGCTACAGGAATTACTAGTGGAGATTTATTAGAGGGAATAAAAAGAAAAGGAAATATTGCTAGAACTCAAACTTTAGTAGTAAGAGGAAAAAGTAAAACAATAAGATATATTAATTCAGTTCATAACTTAGATTATAAAGATGAAAAAATAAGCCATTTAGTAAAATAG